From one Microbulbifer sp. A4B17 genomic stretch:
- the asd gene encoding archaetidylserine decarboxylase (Phosphatidylserine decarboxylase is synthesized as a single chain precursor. Generation of the pyruvoyl active site from a Ser is coupled to cleavage of a Gly-Ser bond between the larger (beta) and smaller (alpha chains). It is an integral membrane protein.), with the protein MNPKLFAALQYLTPQHALSRAAGWLANTELKWIKDPFTRWFVEKYGVDMQEAKESDCTAYRTFNEFFTRELVDGARPIIEGQHTLASPADGAISQLGQIHNGRIFQAKGHDYSLVELVGGDPKVAAQFNDGHFATVYLSPKDYHRVHMPMAGTLRSMTYVPGQLFSVNTVTAENVPRLFARNERLVCVFDTEAGPMAMILVGAMIVAGIETVWAGQVAPIQRKVISTDYMDKAPIHLEKGEEMGRFKLGSTVIMLFGADQVSWLDQLEAESPVRMGEHFGNLLSGKD; encoded by the coding sequence ATGAACCCTAAACTTTTTGCCGCCCTGCAATACCTAACGCCGCAACACGCGCTCTCCCGCGCTGCCGGCTGGTTGGCGAATACAGAACTCAAGTGGATCAAAGATCCTTTCACCCGCTGGTTTGTTGAGAAGTACGGCGTGGATATGCAGGAGGCCAAAGAGAGCGACTGCACTGCCTACCGCACCTTCAATGAATTCTTCACCCGCGAGCTGGTAGACGGAGCCCGCCCCATTATCGAAGGGCAACACACCCTCGCCAGCCCTGCCGACGGCGCCATCAGCCAGCTGGGCCAGATCCATAACGGCCGTATTTTCCAGGCTAAAGGTCACGACTACAGCTTGGTGGAACTGGTGGGCGGTGATCCCAAGGTAGCAGCACAATTTAATGACGGACATTTTGCCACTGTGTATCTGTCACCGAAGGACTATCACCGTGTGCATATGCCCATGGCCGGCACCCTGCGCAGCATGACCTATGTGCCCGGGCAGCTTTTCTCTGTAAATACAGTAACGGCAGAAAATGTGCCGCGCCTGTTCGCGCGCAATGAGCGTCTGGTCTGCGTATTCGATACGGAAGCGGGCCCTATGGCAATGATCCTGGTGGGTGCGATGATTGTTGCCGGTATCGAAACCGTTTGGGCCGGACAAGTCGCTCCTATCCAGCGCAAGGTTATCAGCACGGATTATATGGATAAGGCACCCATCCACTTGGAGAAAGGTGAGGAGATGGGACGCTTTAAGCTGGGCTCTACCGTCATTATGCTATTTGGCGCAGACCAGGTGAGCTGGCTCGACCAGCTTGAAGCCGAGTCGCCCGTGCGCATGGGTGAGCATTTCGGTAATTTATTATCCGGCAAGGACTGA
- the orn gene encoding oligoribonuclease — protein sequence MDQNNLIWIDLEMTGLNPDKERIIEIATIVTDSRLEILAEGPSMVIHQSDALLDAMDEWNTEQHGGSGLVTRVKESSISERDAERETLEFLRQWVPEGASPMCGNSIGQDRRFLVKYMPELESYFHYRNLDVSSVKELARRWRPEVLDGVKKHSSHLALDDIRDSIEELRHYRETFFRL from the coding sequence GTGGATCAGAATAACCTGATCTGGATTGACCTGGAGATGACAGGCCTGAATCCGGACAAAGAGCGCATTATTGAAATTGCCACAATCGTGACGGATTCACGCCTGGAGATTCTCGCCGAGGGTCCCTCAATGGTCATCCACCAGAGCGATGCATTGCTAGATGCAATGGATGAATGGAATACCGAACAGCACGGTGGTTCCGGGCTGGTAACGCGGGTTAAAGAGTCCAGTATTTCCGAAAGGGACGCGGAAAGGGAGACCCTGGAGTTCTTGCGACAGTGGGTCCCTGAGGGAGCATCTCCCATGTGTGGCAACTCTATCGGCCAGGACCGCCGCTTCCTGGTGAAATATATGCCGGAGTTGGAATCCTATTTCCACTACCGCAATCTGGATGTCAGCTCGGTGAAGGAATTGGCTCGTCGCTGGCGCCCAGAGGTTTTGGATGGAGTTAAAAAACACAGCAGCCATTTGGCGCTCGACGATATCCGTGATTCTATTGAGGAATTGCGCCACTACCGCGAGACTTTTTTCCGCCTCTGA
- a CDS encoding sulfurtransferase — protein MKLIIEAEELATQLEREELLIVDLSSPHNYLNGHIPGAIHLPFQALMAGTAPAPGKLPGIEQLTQIFQAIGLKPEQHVVACDDEGGGWAGRFLWTLEMIGHRNYSYLNGGMLAWRGAGLPLTTEAPDIEPSDIQITVNSTAAMDAQQIQDQLGNDEFLVWDARSPQEYRGERVLAMKGGHIPGAINCEWTQLMDPQKDLRIRSDAREFLAAQGIDSSHKIVTHCQSHHRSAFTWLVGKSLGFDIRAYPGSWSEWGNLPNTPVQQ, from the coding sequence TTGAAACTGATCATCGAAGCGGAAGAACTCGCGACTCAGCTTGAGCGCGAAGAACTGCTGATTGTAGACCTCAGCTCACCCCACAATTACCTCAACGGCCATATTCCAGGGGCTATTCATCTGCCGTTCCAGGCGCTGATGGCTGGCACCGCGCCCGCACCGGGCAAACTTCCCGGTATCGAACAGCTGACCCAGATTTTTCAAGCTATTGGCTTGAAGCCGGAACAACATGTGGTCGCCTGTGACGACGAAGGCGGCGGTTGGGCTGGGCGCTTTTTGTGGACCTTGGAAATGATAGGCCACCGCAATTACAGCTACTTGAATGGTGGCATGTTGGCCTGGCGAGGCGCCGGCCTTCCTCTCACTACCGAGGCACCGGATATCGAGCCGAGTGATATTCAAATCACCGTCAACAGCACAGCTGCGATGGACGCCCAACAAATCCAGGATCAACTGGGCAATGATGAATTCCTTGTTTGGGATGCTCGTTCACCCCAGGAATATCGCGGTGAGCGGGTCCTGGCCATGAAGGGCGGTCATATCCCGGGAGCAATCAATTGCGAGTGGACTCAATTGATGGATCCGCAAAAAGATCTGCGCATTAGATCGGATGCCCGCGAATTCCTCGCTGCACAGGGAATTGATAGCTCACACAAGATTGTCACCCACTGCCAAAGCCATCACCGCTCCGCTTTTACCTGGTTAGTGGGCAAGTCCCTGGGATTTGATATTCGCGCTTATCCAGGCTCCTGGAGTGAGTGGGGCAATTTGCCCAATACTCCGGTACAGCAGTAG
- the rsgA gene encoding small ribosomal subunit biogenesis GTPase RsgA, producing MSKRKLNRRQQWRINKIQQEREARARKREQSAEEALEEGQLGQEQIGLVIANYGTQVLVESESDPSLRQRCHLRANIETLVTGDRVAWHPASEDSDGGIGVIGARLPRNSELQRPDRYGDLKTVAANIDRILIVIAPYPEPFANAIDRYLVAAETTGIAPMLLLNKTDLINERNRDSLEELLAPYPELGYPVLRLSTKTGEGLPELLETLAQGCSVFVGQSGVGKSSLVNALLPSAGARTGALSEATQKGTHTTTAAELFHLPSGGDLIDSPGIREFGLWHMEEAALLEGFVEFRPFIGHCRFRDCRHQGEPGCAIQEALTDGKISERRMNSFLHLRNSLESENKF from the coding sequence ATGAGTAAACGCAAATTAAATCGCCGCCAACAGTGGCGTATCAACAAAATCCAGCAGGAACGCGAAGCCCGCGCCCGCAAGCGCGAGCAATCTGCCGAAGAGGCCCTGGAAGAGGGGCAACTGGGGCAGGAACAGATTGGCCTGGTTATCGCCAACTATGGCACACAGGTTTTAGTGGAGAGCGAGAGTGATCCGAGCCTGCGCCAGCGCTGCCATTTGCGCGCCAATATCGAAACCCTGGTGACCGGCGATCGCGTTGCCTGGCACCCTGCCAGTGAAGATAGCGACGGAGGCATTGGTGTTATCGGCGCGCGCCTGCCGCGCAATTCCGAGCTGCAAAGACCCGATCGCTACGGCGACCTGAAAACTGTCGCAGCCAATATCGATCGCATATTGATCGTTATCGCCCCTTACCCCGAACCCTTTGCCAATGCCATCGACCGCTACCTGGTAGCCGCAGAGACCACCGGCATAGCACCCATGCTGCTGCTCAACAAAACCGACCTGATTAATGAGCGCAATCGCGATTCACTAGAGGAGCTACTCGCCCCCTACCCGGAGCTCGGCTATCCGGTCTTACGGTTATCCACCAAAACTGGCGAGGGCCTGCCGGAGCTGCTGGAAACCCTTGCGCAAGGATGTAGCGTTTTTGTAGGGCAGTCCGGGGTGGGCAAGTCATCCCTGGTCAACGCACTGCTTCCCAGTGCCGGCGCCCGCACCGGTGCCTTGTCAGAGGCCACACAGAAGGGGACTCACACCACTACAGCGGCGGAACTGTTTCACCTGCCCAGTGGGGGTGATCTGATAGACTCCCCCGGGATTCGCGAATTTGGACTCTGGCATATGGAGGAGGCCGCCCTATTGGAAGGTTTTGTCGAATTCCGACCATTTATAGGACACTGCCGCTTTCGCGACTGCCGCCACCAGGGCGAACCCGGTTGCGCTATCCAGGAGGCTCTGACCGATGGAAAAATTAGCGAGCGCCGCATGAATAGTTTTCTGCATTTGCGCAACAGCCTGGAATCGGAGAACAAGTTTTGA
- a CDS encoding HD-GYP domain-containing protein has product MAIEQAKISVGDLQRGMFVSKLDRPWTRTPFALQGFYIRDLEEIRQLQKYCRFVYVDVHKTVGSAGVTLRRLLGGSDTSARGRSSGRTAVTIPCKPVTVSHKKYPPPQPAQREASNARKLHGQILYGMSEVMGFVANNRPIPVQQVNQVVEDLVESVLRSPDAFAWLARVRDKDEHTYSHSVRASIWAVLFGRHIGLSRSDLLKLGVATLLKDVGKLAIDGEVLQMKQRDPRSELEYRKFVQHSVKMLSADPQIDPKVIEVISAHCERHDGSGYPEGLRGDRISVLARMCGIVTFYDEATNPRGSSEPVAPSRAVAKLYDLRGIAYQEQLVVEFIQAIGLYPTGTQVELSTGEVGVVVEQTYDRRLRPKVMIVLDGQKQTLSKPRLCDLAEVEDREQKLIERGKMSVEEKISILRDIEPGAYPQVDAANIRDNYLFRGGRLGQLLTRLTK; this is encoded by the coding sequence GTGGCAATCGAACAAGCAAAAATTTCTGTCGGTGATTTACAGCGCGGCATGTTCGTCTCCAAGCTTGACCGGCCTTGGACACGAACCCCATTTGCGCTGCAGGGTTTTTATATCCGCGATTTGGAAGAAATCCGCCAGCTACAGAAATACTGCCGGTTTGTTTATGTCGATGTCCACAAAACTGTCGGTAGTGCCGGTGTTACCCTGCGCCGATTGCTCGGAGGCAGCGACACTTCCGCAAGGGGTCGTTCTTCTGGCCGCACAGCGGTCACTATCCCTTGTAAGCCTGTCACTGTTTCCCATAAAAAATACCCCCCTCCGCAGCCGGCGCAGCGAGAAGCCAGTAATGCGCGTAAGCTTCACGGCCAGATCCTCTATGGTATGAGTGAAGTGATGGGGTTTGTCGCTAACAACAGGCCCATACCGGTACAGCAGGTCAACCAAGTCGTTGAGGATTTAGTAGAAAGTGTGCTGCGCAGTCCCGATGCGTTTGCCTGGCTGGCTCGTGTACGAGATAAGGATGAGCACACCTACAGTCACTCGGTACGTGCCAGTATTTGGGCGGTGCTATTCGGCCGCCATATCGGTCTTTCACGCAGTGATTTACTAAAGCTCGGGGTGGCTACTCTGCTGAAGGATGTAGGCAAGCTGGCTATCGACGGGGAAGTGCTGCAGATGAAGCAGCGCGATCCGCGCAGTGAATTGGAGTATCGAAAGTTTGTGCAGCACAGCGTCAAGATGCTGTCGGCAGACCCACAAATAGATCCGAAGGTTATCGAAGTCATTAGTGCCCACTGCGAGCGCCACGATGGTAGTGGCTACCCTGAGGGCTTGCGCGGTGACAGGATTTCAGTGTTGGCGCGCATGTGCGGAATAGTGACTTTCTATGATGAAGCCACTAACCCAAGAGGTTCCAGTGAGCCGGTAGCGCCATCCCGGGCAGTTGCCAAGTTGTATGACCTGCGGGGTATCGCCTACCAGGAACAGTTGGTAGTGGAGTTCATTCAGGCTATTGGTCTCTATCCCACGGGTACTCAGGTAGAGTTGTCCACCGGAGAAGTCGGCGTGGTCGTGGAACAGACCTACGACCGGCGCTTGCGACCAAAGGTAATGATCGTTCTCGATGGGCAAAAACAAACGCTCAGCAAGCCTCGCCTGTGTGACTTAGCTGAAGTTGAGGATCGAGAGCAGAAGCTTATCGAGCGTGGCAAGATGAGTGTCGAGGAAAAGATCAGTATCCTCAGGGATATAGAACCCGGAGCTTACCCCCAGGTGGATGCGGCGAATATTCGCGACAATTATTTATTCCGCGGTGGCCGATTGGGGCAGCTGCTGACGCGCCTGACAAAGTAA
- the queG gene encoding tRNA epoxyqueuosine(34) reductase QueG — translation MTESLLADLAQQIKIWGRELGFQQVGITDCQLEEEGERLRAWIDAGYHADMDWMGAHGEKRWRPELLEPGTLRVISVRLDYLPPDTQPIKVLKDSSKAYVSRYANGRDYHKLIRKRLANLSKQIDTYCAERGIESKGRAFTDSAPVMEKALAAKAGLGWIGKNTLVLNSTAGSYFFLGEIYTNLPLPIDISEEHDQCGDCVACLRVCPTDAFIDDRTLDARRCISYLTIENKGPIPEEFREPIGNRIYGCDDCQIVCPWNKFAKPTKEKDFHPRHELDNGELLKLFTWSEEEFLRKTEGSAIRRIGHERWLRNLAVAIGNGETTPEVINTLESARANATPLVLEHIDWALERLRSGRRRKRKIKRKPAG, via the coding sequence ATGACCGAATCACTGCTCGCCGACTTAGCCCAACAGATCAAAATTTGGGGCAGAGAACTGGGCTTCCAACAAGTGGGTATTACCGATTGCCAGCTGGAGGAGGAAGGGGAACGCCTGCGCGCCTGGATTGATGCGGGCTATCACGCTGACATGGACTGGATGGGCGCTCACGGTGAGAAACGCTGGCGCCCCGAATTACTGGAGCCGGGAACACTGCGGGTAATCAGCGTGCGTCTGGACTACCTGCCGCCGGACACCCAGCCGATTAAAGTGTTGAAGGATTCGAGTAAGGCCTATGTATCCCGCTACGCGAATGGCCGCGATTACCACAAGCTGATCCGAAAACGCCTGGCCAACCTGTCAAAGCAAATTGATACCTATTGCGCCGAGCGGGGCATTGAATCGAAAGGTCGGGCTTTTACCGACAGCGCCCCGGTGATGGAGAAGGCCCTGGCAGCCAAGGCCGGCCTGGGCTGGATTGGTAAAAATACGCTGGTACTGAATTCGACTGCCGGCTCTTACTTTTTCCTCGGCGAAATCTACACCAACTTGCCGCTCCCCATAGATATCAGCGAGGAACATGATCAGTGTGGCGACTGTGTCGCCTGCCTCAGGGTTTGCCCCACTGATGCCTTTATCGATGACCGCACCCTGGATGCGCGGCGCTGTATCTCCTACCTCACTATTGAAAACAAAGGCCCAATCCCTGAGGAATTTCGCGAGCCCATCGGCAACCGAATATACGGCTGCGACGACTGCCAAATAGTGTGCCCTTGGAATAAATTCGCCAAGCCCACCAAGGAAAAAGATTTTCATCCCCGACACGAACTGGACAATGGTGAGCTGCTGAAATTGTTTACCTGGAGCGAAGAGGAGTTCCTGCGCAAGACTGAGGGTTCGGCGATTCGCCGAATCGGCCACGAGCGCTGGCTGCGCAACCTGGCTGTTGCCATAGGCAATGGGGAGACCACGCCCGAAGTCATCAATACCCTGGAGAGTGCGCGCGCCAACGCCACGCCCCTGGTTCTGGAGCATATCGATTGGGCGCTGGAGCGGTTGCGCAGCGGGCGCAGGCGCAAGCGTAAAATCAAACGCAAGCCCGCTGGCTAA
- the hemE gene encoding uroporphyrinogen decarboxylase produces the protein MSDTKPSELKNDRFLRALLRQPVDRTPVWMMRQAGRYLPEYRASRAEAGSFMDLCRNTELACEVTLQPLERYPLDAAILFSDILTIPDAMGLGLYFSEGEGPKFHKPLRTAADIEALEVVNSEKDLDYVMNAVSTIRRELNGRVPLIGFSGSPWTLATYMVEGGSSKDFARCKEMLYNRPELMHQLLTVLADSVTDYLNAQIRAGAQAVQIFDTWGGALSHSAYREFSLKYMQRILQGLIKEVDGRRVPAILFTKGGGQWLEAMADTGADALGLDWTTDIGSARARVGDKVALQGNLDPAVLYASPERIRTEVAAVLKSFGQGSGHVFNLGHGITPKVDPKHAGAMIEAVVELSAQYHA, from the coding sequence ATGTCTGATACCAAACCGTCCGAATTGAAAAACGACCGCTTTCTTCGCGCCCTGCTGCGCCAGCCAGTGGATCGAACGCCTGTGTGGATGATGCGACAGGCGGGGCGCTACCTGCCAGAATATCGAGCCAGCCGCGCCGAAGCCGGCAGCTTTATGGATCTGTGCCGCAATACCGAGCTGGCCTGTGAGGTAACGCTGCAACCCTTGGAGCGCTACCCGCTGGATGCCGCCATTCTGTTTTCCGACATCCTGACTATTCCCGATGCCATGGGCCTGGGCCTCTACTTCTCTGAGGGAGAGGGCCCCAAGTTCCACAAGCCCCTGCGCACAGCGGCCGATATCGAAGCCCTGGAAGTGGTGAACAGCGAAAAGGATTTGGACTATGTGATGAATGCCGTGTCCACCATCCGCCGCGAGTTGAATGGTCGCGTGCCGCTTATCGGCTTCTCCGGCAGCCCATGGACGTTGGCGACTTATATGGTTGAAGGCGGCTCCAGCAAGGATTTTGCCCGCTGTAAGGAAATGCTCTACAACCGCCCTGAGCTGATGCACCAGTTACTCACGGTGCTGGCCGACTCTGTTACCGATTACCTGAACGCCCAGATTCGCGCTGGTGCCCAGGCCGTACAGATCTTTGATACCTGGGGCGGGGCACTCAGCCACAGTGCTTACCGTGAATTCTCCCTGAAATATATGCAGAGAATTCTCCAGGGGCTGATTAAAGAAGTCGACGGTCGTCGAGTGCCGGCCATCCTGTTCACTAAGGGAGGCGGTCAGTGGTTGGAAGCAATGGCTGATACTGGCGCTGACGCCCTGGGCTTGGATTGGACGACAGACATTGGCAGCGCCCGCGCCCGAGTGGGAGACAAGGTGGCCCTGCAAGGCAACTTGGATCCAGCTGTTCTCTACGCGAGTCCCGAACGAATTCGCACAGAAGTGGCGGCTGTTTTGAAGTCTTTTGGTCAGGGTAGTGGCCACGTTTTCAATTTAGGTCACGGAATTACCCCGAAGGTAGACCCCAAACATGCCGGAGCCATGATTGAAGCTGTGGTAGAACTGTCAGCCCAATATCACGCCTAA